From one Halosimplex rubrum genomic stretch:
- a CDS encoding helix-turn-helix transcriptional regulator — MPPLQRRQLAAAVAFVAAAVVLAVQLITPSPVVVSVGENGTTVSELGTYFTPEDIAVVAAAGALLGASGTYLLVGDSSTPDAVSSTASAATESLPESGAATVDSTAPERSSGPEPSDELVETRREELEETARRLSTNERAVYETVLDADGVLPQTEIVAGTDFSKATVSRTLDTLESKDLLERRRRGMGNVVYLR, encoded by the coding sequence ATGCCGCCCCTCCAGCGACGACAGCTCGCCGCGGCGGTCGCGTTCGTCGCCGCCGCGGTGGTCCTCGCAGTGCAGCTCATCACCCCCTCCCCGGTCGTCGTCTCCGTCGGCGAGAACGGGACGACCGTCTCCGAACTCGGGACGTATTTCACCCCCGAAGACATCGCGGTCGTCGCCGCCGCTGGCGCGCTACTGGGCGCGAGCGGCACGTACCTCCTCGTCGGCGACAGTTCGACCCCCGACGCGGTCAGTTCGACGGCCAGCGCCGCGACCGAGTCGCTCCCCGAGAGCGGTGCCGCCACCGTCGACTCGACCGCTCCCGAACGGTCGTCCGGACCCGAACCGAGCGACGAGCTGGTCGAAACGCGCCGGGAGGAGCTAGAGGAGACGGCGAGACGACTCTCGACCAACGAACGGGCCGTCTACGAGACCGTACTCGACGCCGACGGCGTCCTCCCGCAGACCGAGATCGTCGCCGGGACGGACTTTTCCAAGGCGACGGTCAGCCGCACGCTCGACACGCTGGAGAGCAAGGACCTCCTCGAACGCAGGCGACGGGGCATGGGAAACGTCGTCTACCTCCGGTGA
- a CDS encoding deoxyribonuclease IV: MTRVGAHTSIAGGVPNAVDEQLEIGGTCGQIFSHSPQVWQDPDIGDDEAAEFRELNEEHDLGPWVIHSSYLVNLCTPKDDLREKSVDSMQKEVDAADKLDIPYVNVHLGAHTGAGVDGGLDNAASALDELAIPDGVTVLVESDAGSGTKLGGDFEHLAEVLDRSGQDLDVCLDTAHAFAAGYDLSTPEGVEETVAEFDDVVGLDHLECIHLNDSKHACGTNKDEHAHVGEGEIGEDGMRAFLNHEALLDVPLVLETPTEDGKSFAWNVERVRELRDA; the protein is encoded by the coding sequence ATGACCCGTGTCGGCGCACACACATCGATCGCGGGCGGCGTCCCCAACGCCGTCGACGAACAGCTGGAGATCGGCGGCACCTGCGGCCAGATCTTCTCCCACTCCCCGCAGGTCTGGCAGGACCCCGATATCGGCGACGACGAGGCCGCCGAGTTCCGCGAGTTGAACGAGGAACACGACCTGGGCCCGTGGGTGATCCACTCCTCGTATCTCGTCAACCTCTGCACGCCGAAAGACGACCTCCGCGAGAAGTCCGTCGACTCGATGCAGAAGGAAGTCGACGCCGCCGACAAACTCGATATCCCCTACGTCAACGTCCACCTCGGCGCCCACACCGGCGCGGGCGTCGACGGCGGCCTCGACAACGCCGCCAGCGCGCTGGACGAGTTGGCGATCCCCGACGGCGTCACCGTCCTCGTCGAGTCCGACGCCGGCTCCGGGACGAAGCTCGGCGGCGACTTCGAGCACCTCGCGGAAGTACTCGACCGCTCGGGTCAGGACCTGGACGTGTGTCTCGACACCGCCCACGCCTTCGCCGCGGGCTACGACCTCTCGACGCCCGAAGGGGTCGAAGAGACCGTCGCCGAGTTCGACGACGTGGTCGGGCTGGACCACCTGGAGTGTATCCACCTCAACGACTCCAAACACGCCTGCGGGACGAACAAGGACGAACACGCCCACGTCGGCGAGGGCGAGATCGGCGAGGACGGCATGCGCGCGTTTCTGAATCACGAGGCCCTGCTGGACGTGCCGCTGGTGCTGGAGACGCCCACCGAGGACGGCAAGAGCTTCGCGTGGAACGTCGAGCGGGTGCGGGAGCTGCGTGACGCGTAG
- a CDS encoding DUF7095 family protein, whose translation MTDLSREEAVARVEDLVARVDEEPMPVPVREIWVFGDAALGLDPVERLDIYLTKDILVGGDDSDTDPHELALGVDGIGETVRADWAAEHTEHVRTNANGYAAPEKCLAAHLVDDDEPVHLEVCNASFDDNVTQRLEGALATGDYEQILDPRGACLWVDGQRSDEAFRKLRDGDFVLPTLSGALEMLGADPDVAEEAADALRAYRERQEGATVRGDVV comes from the coding sequence ATGACCGACCTCTCGCGCGAGGAGGCCGTCGCCCGCGTCGAGGACCTCGTCGCCCGCGTCGACGAGGAGCCCATGCCCGTCCCCGTCAGGGAGATCTGGGTGTTCGGCGACGCCGCGCTCGGCCTCGACCCCGTCGAGCGCCTCGACATCTACCTCACGAAGGACATCCTCGTCGGCGGCGACGACAGCGACACCGACCCCCACGAGCTGGCGCTGGGCGTCGACGGCATCGGCGAGACGGTCCGGGCCGACTGGGCCGCCGAGCACACCGAGCACGTCCGCACCAACGCCAACGGCTACGCCGCCCCCGAGAAGTGCCTGGCCGCCCACCTCGTCGACGACGACGAGCCCGTCCACCTCGAAGTGTGCAACGCCTCGTTCGACGACAACGTCACCCAGCGCCTGGAGGGGGCCCTGGCCACCGGCGACTACGAGCAGATCCTCGACCCCCGCGGCGCCTGCCTCTGGGTCGACGGGCAGCGCAGCGACGAGGCCTTCCGGAAGCTGCGCGACGGCGACTTCGTCCTCCCGACGCTGTCGGGCGCCCTGGAGATGCTCGGCGCCGACCCGGACGTGGCCGAGGAGGCCGCCGACGCGCTGCGCGCCTACCGCGAGCGCCAGGAAGGCGCGACCGTCCGCGGCGACGTGGTGTGA
- a CDS encoding sensor histidine kinase, producing MRLRTRFVLALALVALVLSATSLVGFVLYRDAVVAQERTELAHSAESVATQVGAVLTERERQVELWGSAPSLVDHGSPPQEARLRSFVRTTEFSGASVIAANGTMTALYSAGLTTSARERLVGQQFGDRTYFQRAMTGETYVSDPVRAETGNLIVTVSTPIRETGETVGTFNAAFHLERGDLASIVRANSGPTQGIRIGANGTTLYAVGPVTETGADADLIVADETVAGTGWTVSATTTRAAFESQLWAATAAQGAAFGLVLLSIAALGLWLYREFVGNIERLHGGFGALVDGDYGSTVSLTGATEWVELEAGFNDLSEVLAQRRSEVIVLNRVLRHNLRNAMTVVVGNADRIAERTDDETTRTEADRIRRRGESLLELADHARAVESSLGARPEEAAARPAGAILEDVSTTLREEFPDADVRAAAPEVPVAVPDGDLLLVALDELARNAIAHNDAPTPTVAIDAAVADGTVTFTVADDGPGMPAVERRVLTDSFVETPTQHGAGLGLWLVTWLVHWADGEVSVDVDGGTTVTVTVPCEPDDGIDEPPAE from the coding sequence ATGCGACTCCGGACGCGGTTCGTCCTGGCGCTGGCGCTGGTGGCGCTGGTGCTGTCGGCCACGTCGCTGGTCGGGTTCGTCCTCTACCGGGACGCGGTCGTCGCCCAGGAGCGGACCGAGCTGGCCCACTCGGCGGAGTCCGTGGCCACCCAGGTCGGCGCCGTGCTCACCGAGCGGGAGCGACAGGTCGAGCTGTGGGGGTCGGCGCCGTCGCTGGTCGACCACGGCTCGCCGCCCCAGGAGGCGCGGCTGCGGTCGTTCGTGCGGACCACGGAGTTCAGCGGCGCCTCCGTGATCGCGGCCAACGGGACGATGACGGCGCTGTACTCGGCGGGACTCACCACGAGCGCCCGCGAGCGGCTCGTCGGGCAACAGTTCGGCGATCGGACGTACTTCCAGCGAGCGATGACGGGTGAAACCTACGTCAGCGACCCCGTCAGGGCCGAGACGGGGAACCTCATCGTGACCGTGAGCACGCCGATCCGGGAGACGGGTGAGACCGTCGGGACGTTCAACGCCGCGTTCCACCTCGAACGGGGGGACCTGGCGTCGATCGTTCGGGCCAACTCCGGCCCGACCCAGGGGATCCGGATCGGCGCGAACGGGACGACGCTGTACGCGGTCGGGCCGGTCACCGAGACGGGCGCGGACGCCGACCTGATCGTCGCCGACGAGACGGTCGCCGGGACGGGCTGGACGGTCTCGGCGACGACGACGCGGGCGGCCTTCGAGTCCCAGCTGTGGGCCGCCACGGCCGCCCAGGGCGCGGCGTTCGGGCTGGTGTTGCTGTCGATCGCTGCACTCGGCCTCTGGCTCTACCGCGAGTTCGTCGGCAACATCGAGCGGCTCCACGGCGGGTTCGGCGCCCTGGTCGACGGCGACTACGGGTCGACCGTCTCGCTGACGGGCGCGACCGAGTGGGTCGAACTCGAAGCGGGGTTCAACGACCTGAGCGAGGTGCTCGCCCAGCGCCGCTCGGAGGTGATCGTCCTCAACCGGGTGTTGCGACACAACCTCCGCAACGCGATGACGGTCGTCGTCGGCAACGCCGACCGCATCGCCGAGCGCACCGACGACGAGACGACCCGGACCGAGGCCGACCGCATCCGCCGGCGCGGGGAGTCGCTGCTCGAACTGGCCGACCACGCGCGAGCCGTCGAGTCATCGCTGGGCGCGCGACCCGAGGAGGCGGCGGCCCGGCCGGCCGGCGCCATCCTCGAAGACGTGTCGACGACGCTCCGCGAGGAGTTTCCCGACGCGGACGTGCGGGCGGCGGCGCCCGAGGTGCCGGTCGCGGTCCCCGACGGCGACCTGTTGCTCGTGGCGCTGGACGAACTCGCGCGCAACGCGATCGCGCACAACGACGCGCCGACGCCGACGGTCGCGATCGACGCGGCGGTCGCGGACGGGACGGTGACCTTTACCGTCGCCGACGACGGTCCCGGGATGCCGGCGGTCGAGCGCCGCGTCCTCACCGACAGCTTCGTCGAGACGCCGACCCAGCACGGGGCGGGACTGGGCCTCTGGCTGGTCACCTGGCTGGTCCACTGGGCCGACGGCGAGGTGTCCGTCGACGTGGACGGCGGCACGACCGTCACCGTCACGGTGCCCTGCGAGCCCGACGATGGAATCGACGAGCCGCCCGCCGAGTGA
- the ncsA gene encoding tRNA 2-thiolation protein NcsA, which translates to MDCDKCGSAAVMHAAYSGLHLCEDHFCRTVETRVRRRVREDNLLARSATPDEPETWVIGLSGGKDSVVLTEILHDTFREDPRVELVALSIHEGIEGYRDESIDACEELTTDLEIRHEVVSYAEEFGVEMDDVVEDDPEGMAACAYCGVFRRDALERYAEKLAADKLLTGHNLDDEAQTALMNVFEGDVGQMASHYDASLGPFPEEDHNGDPVDPPADPTERPRHAQEHHVPRAKPLRDVPEKEVALYAHLRDLPAHITECPHAEEAYRGEIQELLLGMEDNHPGTRHSIMAGYEQFAALAASAFGGTESPDYGECEVCGAPTGRQTCRKCDLLDALEAV; encoded by the coding sequence ATGGACTGCGACAAGTGCGGGTCGGCCGCGGTGATGCACGCCGCCTACTCCGGGCTGCACCTCTGCGAAGACCACTTCTGTCGAACCGTCGAGACCCGGGTCCGTCGGCGCGTCCGCGAGGACAACCTCCTCGCCCGCTCGGCGACGCCCGACGAGCCCGAGACCTGGGTGATCGGCCTCTCCGGCGGGAAGGACTCGGTCGTCCTCACCGAGATCCTCCACGACACCTTCCGCGAGGACCCGCGGGTCGAACTCGTCGCCCTCTCGATCCACGAGGGGATCGAGGGCTACCGCGACGAGTCGATCGACGCCTGCGAGGAACTCACCACCGACCTCGAGATCCGCCACGAGGTCGTCTCCTACGCCGAGGAGTTCGGCGTCGAGATGGACGACGTGGTCGAAGACGACCCGGAGGGGATGGCCGCCTGCGCCTACTGCGGCGTCTTCCGCCGCGACGCCCTCGAACGCTACGCCGAGAAGCTGGCCGCGGACAAACTGTTGACGGGGCACAACCTCGACGACGAGGCTCAGACCGCACTGATGAACGTCTTCGAGGGCGACGTGGGGCAGATGGCCAGCCACTACGACGCGTCGCTGGGGCCGTTCCCCGAGGAGGACCACAACGGCGACCCGGTCGACCCGCCCGCGGACCCGACCGAGCGGCCGCGCCACGCCCAAGAGCACCACGTCCCGCGGGCCAAGCCGCTGCGGGACGTGCCCGAGAAGGAGGTGGCGCTGTACGCCCACCTCCGGGACCTGCCCGCTCACATCACCGAGTGCCCCCACGCCGAGGAAGCGTATCGGGGAGAGATCCAGGAGCTACTGCTCGGGATGGAGGACAACCACCCCGGCACGCGTCACTCGATCATGGCCGGCTACGAGCAGTTCGCGGCGCTCGCCGCGTCGGCGTTCGGCGGGACGGAGTCGCCCGACTACGGCGAGTGCGAGGTCTGTGGCGCGCCGACCGGCCGGCAGACCTGCCGGAAGTGCGACCTCCTGGACGCGCTGGAAGCGGTCTGA
- the ftsZ gene encoding cell division protein FtsZ, producing MQDIVKEALERDEAEQKQMDEQEGDGFGDPRIVIVGCGGAGNNTVNRLYNIGVDGADTVAINTDKQHLQMIEADTKILVGKSLTNGLGAGGDPEMGKRATEMAQGTIEEVLGDADLVFVTAGMGGGTGTGAAPVVSNIAKDQGAIVVGMVSTPFNVERARTVKAEKGLETLRSEADSIIVLDNNRLLDYVPNLPIGKAFSVMDQIIAETVKGISETITQPSLINLDYADMTAIMNQGGVAVMLVGETQDKNKTEEVVKDAMNHPLLDVDYRGATGGLVHITGGPDLALKEAEGIAQNITERLDASANVIWGARIEEEYKGKVRVMAIMTGVKSAQVLGPTTQKQADKSRQALDDVDDSTFDASENVDTEFGDSGGMGGGSGHGGAGGNSGGEPDYGHTDGGRDNLEKNNGLDVIRPD from the coding sequence ATGCAGGATATCGTCAAGGAGGCCCTCGAACGGGACGAGGCCGAACAGAAGCAGATGGACGAGCAGGAGGGCGACGGGTTCGGTGACCCCCGGATCGTCATCGTCGGTTGCGGTGGCGCGGGGAACAACACCGTCAATCGCCTGTACAACATCGGCGTCGACGGTGCCGACACCGTCGCCATCAACACCGACAAGCAGCACCTGCAGATGATCGAGGCCGACACGAAGATCCTGGTCGGCAAGTCGCTGACCAACGGTCTCGGCGCCGGTGGCGACCCCGAGATGGGCAAGCGCGCCACCGAGATGGCTCAGGGCACCATCGAGGAAGTCCTGGGCGACGCCGACCTCGTGTTCGTCACCGCCGGCATGGGCGGCGGGACGGGAACCGGCGCGGCGCCGGTCGTCTCGAACATCGCCAAAGACCAGGGCGCTATCGTCGTCGGGATGGTCTCGACGCCGTTCAACGTCGAGCGCGCCCGCACGGTCAAGGCCGAGAAGGGTCTCGAGACCCTCCGCAGCGAGGCCGACTCCATCATCGTGCTGGACAACAACCGGCTGCTGGACTACGTCCCGAACCTGCCCATCGGCAAGGCCTTCTCCGTGATGGACCAGATCATCGCCGAGACGGTCAAGGGCATCTCGGAGACGATCACCCAGCCCTCGCTCATCAACCTGGACTACGCCGACATGACCGCCATCATGAATCAAGGTGGCGTCGCCGTCATGCTCGTCGGCGAGACCCAGGACAAAAACAAGACCGAGGAAGTCGTCAAAGACGCGATGAACCACCCGCTGCTGGACGTGGACTACCGCGGGGCCACCGGCGGCCTCGTCCACATCACGGGCGGTCCGGACCTCGCGCTGAAGGAGGCCGAGGGCATCGCGCAGAACATCACCGAGCGCCTCGACGCCAGCGCCAACGTCATCTGGGGCGCGCGCATCGAGGAGGAGTACAAGGGCAAGGTGCGGGTCATGGCAATCATGACCGGCGTCAAGTCCGCGCAGGTCCTCGGTCCGACGACCCAGAAGCAGGCCGACAAGTCCCGTCAGGCGCTCGACGACGTGGACGACTCGACCTTCGACGCCAGCGAGAACGTCGACACCGAGTTCGGCGACTCCGGCGGCATGGGCGGCGGTAGCGGCCACGGCGGTGCGGGCGGTAACTCGGGCGGCGAGCCCGACTACGGCCACACCGACGGCGGCCGCGACAACTTAGAGAAGAACAACGGGCTGGACGTCATCCGCCCGGATTAA
- a CDS encoding ribbon-helix-helix domain-containing protein: MERVTLRIPKQQIEEVERMVETGEYPNRSEAIRAAVREKLNEQDGSKERPSEKRKRRSFQRA; the protein is encoded by the coding sequence ATGGAGCGTGTGACACTACGGATTCCGAAGCAGCAGATCGAAGAGGTCGAGCGAATGGTCGAAACGGGGGAGTACCCCAACCGGAGCGAAGCCATCCGGGCGGCCGTCCGCGAGAAACTAAACGAGCAGGACGGGAGCAAGGAGCGCCCGTCGGAGAAACGGAAGCGCCGCAGCTTCCAGAGGGCCTGA
- a CDS encoding double zinc ribbon domain-containing protein, protein MSKITFRADDDLIERLEGFDASKSEIMREALREYLGEASDTRPSATATESTPTAEPSDTSESIDDLIAERVDAIVADRLDGAFTPSQPQDINVNIALDGENAAASRPDADASPAPAAEASGVDPGRKTGADAGENAPDDAERSCGKCGENVSAGHVYCPNCGEKASHRVFCDCGDELRSDWAFCPSCGRRTPAADVLDQS, encoded by the coding sequence ATGAGCAAGATAACCTTCCGCGCGGACGACGATCTCATCGAGCGACTCGAGGGGTTCGACGCCTCGAAGAGCGAGATCATGCGGGAGGCCCTGCGGGAGTACCTCGGCGAGGCGTCGGACACGCGACCGAGCGCGACGGCGACCGAGTCGACGCCGACCGCCGAGCCGTCGGACACGAGCGAGTCGATCGACGACCTCATCGCCGAGCGCGTCGACGCCATCGTCGCCGACCGGCTGGACGGCGCGTTTACGCCGAGCCAGCCCCAGGACATCAACGTAAACATCGCTCTCGACGGCGAAAACGCCGCAGCTAGCCGACCGGACGCCGACGCGTCCCCGGCCCCAGCGGCCGAGGCGTCGGGCGTCGATCCCGGTCGTAAGACAGGCGCGGACGCGGGCGAAAACGCGCCCGACGACGCGGAACGCTCGTGTGGCAAATGCGGCGAGAACGTCTCCGCTGGGCACGTTTACTGCCCGAACTGCGGGGAGAAGGCGTCCCACCGCGTCTTCTGTGACTGCGGGGACGAACTCCGGTCGGACTGGGCCTTCTGCCCCAGCTGCGGCCGACGCACCCCCGCGGCCGACGTGCTCGACCAATCCTGA
- a CDS encoding sigma factor-like helix-turn-helix DNA-binding protein yields the protein MTYQSSLFEYEEDLSALSDAQREVYEAVVQDGYGMREYARKTGRSAGTVGNLLRRARRRLDGGEAA from the coding sequence GTGACCTACCAGTCGTCACTCTTCGAGTACGAGGAGGACCTGTCGGCGCTGTCGGACGCCCAGCGGGAGGTGTACGAGGCGGTCGTACAGGACGGCTACGGGATGCGCGAGTACGCCCGTAAGACCGGCCGCTCCGCTGGGACCGTCGGGAACCTCCTACGCCGCGCTCGGCGCCGTCTCGACGGGGGTGAGGCCGCGTGA
- a CDS encoding DUF7845 domain-containing protein, whose amino-acid sequence MKTVQLAPHEFNANLLFNDNGLAPFFGLDSAVKQAGGSRSEEFHADGQRWVARLSYQESNIVHPGGQTPQGTDFRIETIREYRIKVMRHPSEDSVGEQDFTAHVAPRWPGMKGEKGDGTRVEIPVPDGFGEGVNVRVKGSNIAFERYPQLLRRAAGVLGIATRYFEDPHPYSNIQDAERYARAHKDASGPVHARDGPLAAMGHLLESDRSGYRKVVQNDDDKRGRNLPGYYHTATLDASRVREAFPDHALPKEVKHYYAREALSVPDDHPLAHPKVGASLQASLLDDDETVRWRDLDRLQRELDQTVLSVLADAGLDVAPSDGHGPFVADAYFEPAVDEGGPDPIGLDLTRVEQSQESVVVRHLADGLSPVQWEAMETLVTDGGQVAPADIADVHGRHVESVRRALREMDDLVEREYSSVSLRSEYVAEMVHAAVDEAREGLERAVDATAKAMEAAERGLEETMSAFIAWAARHGVDVDDARDARMTLRFNATVASDVGESIREGFRVWTDAGMPEQRYREARVRFGDGSISDAWRFLNTG is encoded by the coding sequence GTGAAGACGGTCCAACTCGCCCCACACGAATTTAACGCGAACCTGTTGTTTAACGATAACGGGCTCGCCCCGTTTTTCGGGCTGGATAGCGCCGTCAAACAGGCGGGTGGCTCCCGGAGTGAGGAGTTCCACGCCGACGGCCAGCGGTGGGTAGCCCGGCTGTCCTACCAAGAGAGCAACATCGTCCACCCCGGCGGTCAGACTCCGCAGGGAACCGACTTCCGCATCGAGACGATCCGCGAGTACCGCATCAAGGTGATGCGCCACCCCTCCGAGGATTCCGTGGGAGAACAGGACTTCACCGCCCACGTCGCGCCCCGCTGGCCGGGGATGAAAGGCGAGAAGGGCGACGGCACGCGCGTCGAGATTCCCGTCCCCGACGGCTTCGGCGAGGGCGTGAACGTCCGGGTGAAGGGGTCGAACATCGCGTTCGAGCGCTACCCGCAGTTGCTCCGGCGAGCGGCCGGAGTCCTGGGTATCGCGACGCGGTACTTCGAGGACCCGCACCCCTACTCGAACATTCAGGACGCCGAGCGGTACGCGCGGGCCCACAAGGATGCCAGCGGTCCCGTCCACGCCCGCGACGGTCCACTGGCGGCGATGGGGCACCTACTCGAAAGTGACCGCTCAGGCTACCGCAAGGTCGTTCAGAACGACGACGACAAGCGCGGCCGGAACCTACCCGGCTACTACCACACGGCCACGCTCGACGCGAGTCGCGTCCGCGAGGCGTTTCCCGACCACGCGCTCCCCAAAGAGGTGAAGCACTACTACGCCCGCGAGGCGTTGTCGGTCCCCGACGACCACCCGCTCGCCCATCCGAAGGTCGGCGCGTCGCTCCAGGCGTCGCTACTCGACGACGACGAGACGGTCCGCTGGCGCGACCTCGACCGACTCCAGCGGGAACTCGACCAGACGGTGCTGTCGGTGCTGGCCGACGCCGGCTTGGACGTAGCGCCGAGCGATGGGCATGGGCCGTTCGTCGCTGACGCGTACTTCGAGCCCGCCGTCGACGAGGGTGGTCCCGACCCCATCGGGCTGGACCTGACGCGGGTCGAACAGTCCCAGGAGAGCGTCGTCGTGCGCCACCTCGCTGACGGGCTCTCACCCGTGCAGTGGGAGGCGATGGAGACGTTGGTGACGGACGGCGGCCAGGTGGCGCCGGCGGATATCGCGGACGTTCACGGCCGGCACGTCGAGTCCGTCCGGCGAGCCCTGCGAGAGATGGACGATCTCGTCGAGCGCGAGTATTCGTCGGTGTCGCTTCGGTCGGAGTACGTCGCGGAAATGGTCCACGCCGCGGTCGACGAGGCGCGCGAGGGACTTGAACGCGCGGTCGACGCGACGGCGAAGGCGATGGAAGCCGCCGAGCGCGGGCTGGAGGAGACGATGAGCGCGTTCATCGCGTGGGCCGCCCGCCACGGTGTCGACGTAGACGACGCCCGCGACGCCCGGATGACGCTCCGGTTCAACGCGACGGTCGCCAGCGACGTGGGTGAGTCCATCCGCGAGGGCTTCCGCGTCTGGACGGACGCGGGGATGCCCGAGCAGCGATACCGCGAGGCGCGAGTCCGGTTCGGTGACGGTTCGATCAGCGACGCCTGGCGGTTCCTGAACACCGGGTAG
- a CDS encoding DUF2062 domain-containing protein, translating to MADGPAPTFDSRTDRIVYLIGEFRYLVTGMVLGAIALVAYYQPSIPQPPTWVGAAIVAWLVLGIPCYLAGVAIARWLRRRNWVEVHHVDGRGTTETDIEKHYVPPETWRTKTVDGPDPYPVNGGSAWAVQEYEYLDDIGELRVKGVWLEGLEDTQLFTAQSMMVDMHGWMLDQIERLADTRAKWSRSVTQYEQETVNDFAEARERGTTLKRTTARDVFEDMTGDDEDIPSLDADEMPNIDDYTDGERDRDLDERMDRARQQQEDMNDD from the coding sequence ATGGCCGACGGACCGGCGCCGACGTTCGACTCCCGCACCGACCGCATCGTCTACCTCATCGGCGAGTTTCGGTATCTCGTCACGGGCATGGTCCTCGGCGCTATCGCCCTGGTCGCCTACTACCAGCCGTCGATTCCACAGCCGCCGACCTGGGTCGGCGCCGCGATCGTCGCCTGGCTCGTGCTCGGCATCCCCTGCTACCTCGCCGGCGTCGCCATCGCCCGCTGGTTGCGCCGGCGCAACTGGGTCGAAGTCCATCACGTCGACGGCCGTGGGACGACCGAGACCGACATCGAGAAGCACTACGTCCCGCCGGAGACGTGGCGGACCAAGACCGTCGACGGCCCCGACCCGTACCCGGTCAACGGCGGGAGCGCCTGGGCAGTGCAGGAGTACGAATATCTGGACGACATCGGCGAACTGCGGGTAAAGGGCGTCTGGCTGGAGGGTCTGGAAGACACCCAACTGTTCACCGCTCAGTCGATGATGGTCGACATGCACGGGTGGATGCTCGACCAGATCGAACGCCTCGCGGATACCCGAGCGAAGTGGTCTCGGTCGGTCACGCAGTACGAACAGGAGACAGTCAACGACTTCGCCGAGGCGCGCGAGCGCGGGACGACGCTGAAGCGGACCACCGCCCGCGACGTTTTCGAGGACATGACCGGCGACGACGAGGACATCCCGAGTCTCGACGCTGACGAGATGCCGAATATCGACGATTACACCGACGGCGAGCGCGACCGCGACCTCGACGAACGGATGGACCGCGCCCGCCAGCAGCAGGAGGATATGAACGATGACTGA
- a CDS encoding DUF7692 domain-containing protein, whose protein sequence is MRIREDGKHAHRSDTIEQAAEFWGCNKTTALMRSADFARRIDERIRTVLARDDLTIEQKQEIADTLSILGTYDLTVEESVSVDLTD, encoded by the coding sequence ATGCGAATCCGCGAAGACGGCAAGCACGCGCACCGGAGCGACACCATCGAACAGGCCGCCGAGTTCTGGGGGTGCAACAAGACCACCGCGTTGATGCGCTCGGCGGACTTCGCCCGGCGAATCGACGAGCGAATCCGAACCGTGCTCGCTCGCGACGACCTGACCATCGAGCAGAAGCAGGAGATCGCCGATACCCTGAGTATTCTGGGAACGTACGATTTGACCGTTGAAGAATCCGTATCCGTTGACTTGACGGATTAG
- a CDS encoding transcriptional regulator — protein MNEVDDAVLEFFAAQDEGVALPPTVVWYNLHERLEAIDKSRDTVARRMRKLTDRTLLSKVSEERGYYQITQKGCDYLAGNLDADDLRLDDE, from the coding sequence ATGAACGAGGTGGACGATGCCGTCCTCGAATTTTTCGCGGCGCAAGACGAGGGCGTCGCTCTACCCCCTACTGTCGTCTGGTACAACCTCCACGAACGTCTCGAAGCTATCGACAAGAGCCGCGACACAGTTGCTCGCCGGATGCGAAAATTGACCGACCGCACGCTCCTGTCAAAAGTATCTGAAGAACGAGGGTACTACCAGATAACTCAAAAGGGATGCGACTATCTCGCAGGGAATCTCGACGCAGACGATCTCCGGCTCGACGACGAATGA